The following are encoded together in the Oreochromis niloticus isolate F11D_XX linkage group LG12, O_niloticus_UMD_NMBU, whole genome shotgun sequence genome:
- the LOC100690582 gene encoding transcription factor BTF3 has translation MKESIMNQEKLAKLQAQVRIGGKGSARRKKKVVHRTATADDKKLQFSLKKLGVNNISGIEEVNMFTNHGTVIHFNNPKVQASLAANTFTITGHAENKQLTEMLPGILNQLGADSLTSLRRLAENLPKPGDNKAPMVAAEEEDDEVPDLVENFDEASKNEAN, from the exons ATGAAGGAGTCGATAATGAACCAGGAAAAGCTTGCCAAACTGCAGGCTCAGGTCCGCATAGGCGGCAAG GGGTCAGCTCGCAGAAAGAAGAAGGTGGTGCACAGAACGGCTACGGCAGATGATAAGAAGCTGCAGTTTTCCCTGAAGAAACTGGGAGTCAACAATATCTCTGGCATTGAAGAG GTGAATATGTTCACAAACCATGGGACAGTGATCCACTTTAATAACCCAAAGGTTCAGGCCTCCTTGGCTGCCAACACTTTTACAATCACAGGACACGCTGAGAACAAACAGCTCACAGAGATGCTTCCGGGAATCCTAAACCAGCTGGGAGCTGACAGTCTCACCAGCCTTCGGAGATTAGCAGAGAATCTGCCTAAACCAG GAGACAACAAGGCTCCCATGGTTGCTGCTGAAGAGGAGGACGATGAAGTTCCAG ATCTCGTTGAAAACTTTGATGAGGCTTCAAAGAACGAAGCAAACTAA
- the LOC100691119 gene encoding protease-associated domain-containing protein 1 isoform X2, with product MGNVCRTAAIALCLWSVFMHFSRLSALGVNELLYFRVISPEEIGYLFSAAPAKDFGGTFTSFYDEIFLVPADPADGCSELTDREILQGQVILVERGGCSFVQKARNVEEAGGKAVLIADNAEDNDSQYLDMVTDGSTAKPSIPALFLLGRDGLLFLYF from the exons ATGGGGAACGTTTGCCGAACAGCAGCGATAGCTTTATGCCTCTGGAGTGTCTTTATGCACTTCAGTCGTCTGTCAG CTCTTGGGGTCAATGAACTGCTGTATTTCCGGGTCATCAGTCCAGAGGAGATAGGCTACCTCTTCAGTGCTGCACCTGCTAAAGACTTTGGAGGCACTTTT ACATCATTTTACGATGAGATTTTTCTCGTGCCAGCAGACCCTGCAGATGGATGCTCAGAGTTGACGGACAGAGAGATCCTTCAAGGACAAGTGATCCTGGTGGAAAGGGG aGGTTGCTCCTTTGTACAAAAAGCCCGAAATGTAGAGGAAGCGGGAGGAAAAGCAGTTCTTATTGCTGATAACGCAGAGGACAACGACAGTCAGTACCTTGACATGGTCACTGATGGAAGCACTGCCAAACCAAGCATACCTGCTCTTTTCTTGCTAGGACGGGATGG TTTACTCTTTCTGTATTTTTAG
- the il12b2 gene encoding interleukin-12 subunit beta, which yields MSHFIYCFTKNHTILILMQVMNCFSINAFCCHTIPQMTFSLWTFGLLMISLTGAHELNHFPENFEVAKRDEEYTLTCNSKPDDIVTWKLNGDPLEDDENVKQNGTKLTVLDIDTPSLGNYSCWRGEKMLSSTYLLLKVDEEDTVDSLINCRAKSYDCNFNCTWTGNGYTAVRLGLGHNCSKSSKSCQWISSSRQLAEGKLQFEMYHDLSPYAEESTMLEVTAEAISDFSIFRTSKRFYLRDIVQPDSPQIVKCQLVNEDVNVTIDPPSTWSEPYSFFGLEHEIEYVLRDDGQTERSSSTLIPKKISKLRVRSRDSLVLSNWSQWTPWKNVKTGTDRLCRCKNTEKYCCPELSLEVFNGCKKEKRKCKKHANSSGKYPQ from the exons ATGAGTCACTTTATATATTGTTTCACTAAAAATCACACGATACTTATTTTAATGCAAGTAATGAATTGTttttcaataaatgctttttgCTGTCACACAATTCCTCAGATGACCTTTTCACTGTGGACATTTGGGCTTCTAATGATCAGCCTCACAGGAGCTCACGAACTCAACCACTTTCCAGAAAACT TTGAGGTGGCAAAAAGGGATGAAGAATACACACTGACCTGCAATTCAAAACCTGACGACATCGTCACATGGAAGCTGAATGGCGATCCACTGGAAGATGACGAAAATGTAAAGCAAAATGGTACAAAACTGACCGTGTTAGATATAGACACACCAAGTTTGGGTAACTACAGCTGCTGGAGAGGTGAAAAGATGCTATCCTCAACCTATCTGCTGCTAAAGGTTGATGAAGAAGACACAGTTG ATTCTCTCATTAACTGTCGGGCAAAGTCTTATGACTGTAACTTCAACTGCACCTGGACAGGCAATGGATACACAGCAGTGCGTCTTGGACTGGGTCATAACTG CAGTAAAAGTTCAAAGTCCTGCCAGTGGATTAGTAGCAGTCGGCAGCTCGCAGAGGGGAAATTGCAGTTTGAGATGTATCACGACCTCTCACCCTACGCAGAGGAAAGCACCATGCTTGAAGTCACTGCTGAGGCTATAAGTGATTTCTCCATTTTCAGGACATCCAAGAGATTTTATCTCAGAGACATTG ttCAACCTGATAGTCCCCAGATTGTCAAGTGTCAGTTAGTGAACGAGGACGTGAATGTGACCATTGATCCACCATCCACCTGGTCAGAACCTTACAGCTTCTTCGGTCTGGAGCACGAAATTGAATATGTGCTTAGAGATGATGGCCAA ACTGAACGTTCATCATCTACTCTGATACCGAAGAAAATCAGCAAGCTCAGGGTTCGCTCCAGAGACTCACTGGTGCTCTCCAACTGGAGTCAGTGGACTCCCTGGAAAAAT GTGAAAACTGGAACAGATCGACTATGTCGATGCAAAAACACGGAAAAATATTGTTGTCCAGAGTTGTCGCTTGAGGTTTTCAATGGATGcaagaaagagaagagaaaatgcAAGAAGCACGCTAACTCAAGTGGGAAATATCCACAATAA
- the LOC100691119 gene encoding protease-associated domain-containing protein 1 isoform X1 yields MGNVCRTAAIALCLWSVFMHFSRLSALGVNELLYFRVISPEEIGYLFSAAPAKDFGGTFTSFYDEIFLVPADPADGCSELTDREILQGQVILVERGGCSFVQKARNVEEAGGKAVLIADNAEDNDSQYLDMVTDGSTAKPSIPALFLLGRDGMMIRRSLQRQALPWAVISIPVNVSALASFPFKQPPWTLW; encoded by the exons ATGGGGAACGTTTGCCGAACAGCAGCGATAGCTTTATGCCTCTGGAGTGTCTTTATGCACTTCAGTCGTCTGTCAG CTCTTGGGGTCAATGAACTGCTGTATTTCCGGGTCATCAGTCCAGAGGAGATAGGCTACCTCTTCAGTGCTGCACCTGCTAAAGACTTTGGAGGCACTTTT ACATCATTTTACGATGAGATTTTTCTCGTGCCAGCAGACCCTGCAGATGGATGCTCAGAGTTGACGGACAGAGAGATCCTTCAAGGACAAGTGATCCTGGTGGAAAGGGG aGGTTGCTCCTTTGTACAAAAAGCCCGAAATGTAGAGGAAGCGGGAGGAAAAGCAGTTCTTATTGCTGATAACGCAGAGGACAACGACAGTCAGTACCTTGACATGGTCACTGATGGAAGCACTGCCAAACCAAGCATACCTGCTCTTTTCTTGCTAGGACGGGATGG GATGATGATCAGAAGATCTCTTCAGAGACAAGCACTGCCTTGGGCTGTCATTTCAATTCCTGTCAATGTTTCTGCTTTGGCCTCGTTTCCATTCAAGCAGCCTCCTTGGACACTTTGGTAG